CAAGATCGACCTCGTTTTCGATGGTGATCGTCGCCATACCTCACGTAGGGACTCCAGCGTTTTGTACACCCACCTTTTTTACGCGAGGGTGGCCGTCAGCCACCCGAGCGGAAAAAATCTGCATTGCAAGAGCTTCGCTCTTGCAGGCTCCCACTCGCTTCGCTCGCGGGAAGACCAAAAAAAAGCCGCTCACTCCGCTCCGCTTCGTTCGCGGTGACTACACCTGCGTCTCCCGCCTCCGCGACCGCTTCCGCCTCCGCCGACTCTGTTGTTCTCAATCGTCGGCGTGGACGATAGGCGGCTCGCTAACGGCGCGTGCGACCTCGGGATAGTGTTGGCGCAATCCATCGAGGTCGCCGCGCTGGCGATAGTGGCAGTACTCCGCCAGCGTCGTGACTAACGCTGCTGGCGCACTCCCTGCCTCGGGTTGTTCGGTCACTTCGGCAGGCTCTCGATCGTTTTCGGGTGTGTACACCGACTGGACGACGGTCCCATCACGTTGTTCGTGATAGCGCACCCGGCCGCCGTTCTCGAACCACCCCGCGACGACCAGCTCTTTCGCCGCCTCGTAGCGCGTGATGTTCGCAATCCCGGGCAAATCGTCGTAGTCCGCTTGTGACCGACCAAGCCCGGCCGTCGCTAGAATCTCCTCGATCTGCGTGGCGTGCGCGCAACCCGAACTCCGACAGGGACGGCACCACGTCCCTGTCCCCACATCCACAACGTGGTACAGCTCTGCCTTCGAGATTGTCCCTCGATCCGCCACAGTCGAGAGGTTTACCGATTCATCCTGCCGATCCCAGAACTGAAACACTGGTAACGTCATCGGCGGCCCTCCAATAGGGGGCAATCAACCCGATGTGCGTACCGCAACCGAACCGGCCGACCACAGTTCCGACAGCGCTGGCGCTGTTCATATTCTTGATACGATTCGACACCGTTACATGTCTCTGTTGCGTTCCCAATCATGGGTTCTTGCACCGCAGAGGACCCAGCGTCGGGTGCTCTTGACACCCGGCGCGTTCACTATGAACGCACACGCCTTGGGGCGCTGCTGGCGTCCTCGTTTATCGTTCCTTACCCCTTCACATATAAAGGTACTGATCGTATCGGGTATATTATGATACGCTAACAACTCGTCCAGCGCGATCGCGCAGGGATCGCGGCCCTACCGGTTCCCGTCGACGCCGAGTTCATCAGCGAACCGGTCGAAAAACGCCTCCATGAACTCCCAGCGGGCAGTTCCGAGCTGTTTCGCTGGTAGCGTGTACAACCGATCGAGACGCTCACGTGCCCACTTCCGAAGAAGCGTCACGTCCGGGCGATCCGATCCGATCGTATCCGACGCTGTCGCGTCGTCGATCACGGCGTACTGCTCTCCGGTTCGCCCCGAGCGTTCCCCGATGATACAGGCCAGCCGAACGATCCCACGCGCCCCAGCGGCGTCCAACTTGTCCGCATCGAACAGCAGTTTCGCTTCGATCGTCTCCGGTTCTGGAGAACTCGACCGAATGCTGTGCGCTCGGATGCAGTGTGTGATCGCATCGATTCGGGCACTCGCTACGCCTTCGGCGTCGAGCAGCGCCGCCGCTTTCGTCGTCGCCCACTTGTCGTGATGATCGATCTCTCCGACTCGCTCTCGTGGACGGCCGATATCGTGGAGCCACGCCGCTGCAGACAGGATGGCACGGTCGACGGCGGTACCACACTCATCCGCCAACCGAACGGACAGATTCCGCACGCGCTTGGCGTGGAATTCATCGTGCGCCGGAAGCGCATCTTCGTAGTAGGGCATCGCCAACCGTCGAGCAAGCGAACTCAATTCCTCCGTCATAGGCGGGATCGACCCCCGGACAGTATAGCGATTGTGGCTGGGAATCCCCAGAGGGCAAAAGTCACATCAATCTCTCAAGTCTCCTCAGAGAGTGTATCGACAACAAACGAAAGGAATCCGGTTCAGCCGACTAACGGCAGTTGATCAGCACCATGTCGCATTCCCGCCCGGCCTGAAGGCCGGGATTCCCTGCTTGTAAAAGATGGCACTACCGACCGATGAACTCCGGATCGTCGTCCTCGAAAAACGCTGCATACCCCCGTTGATAATCCTCGGTTCGGGCGGCAGTTGCGATAGCGTCGGTTTCCTTTGCGAGCTGTTGGGCGAGATCCCGGTCGAAACTCTCGGTGAGCAGCCGCTTGGTCGCGCTGAGCGCGGCGGTCGGGCCGTCTGCGAGCCGCTGGGCGACGGCGTCGAGTCGCTCGTCGAACGAGTCGGCGGGAACGCTCTCGGTAACGAGACCGAGACTCACAGCGTGATCGGCCCCGATGGGTTCGTCGAGCAGAGCGATCTCTTTGGCCCGGCGAAGCCCGACCAGTCGGGGCAACAGAAACGTCGCACCACCGTCGCCGGTGAGTCCGATCTCCGGATACGCGAACTGGATCGTGGCATCCTCTGCCATCACGACGAGATCTCCACCGAGCGCCAACCCGACGCCCGCACCAGCGGCGACGCCGTTGATCCCGGTCACGACCGGCGTATCCGCCTGATGGAGCTGGATCACGCTGTCGTGAAGCGTCGAAGCGAGCCGTCGCAATCGTGGCGCATCCCGCTCGTCACCATCCAGTGCCGTGAGATCGGCTCCCGAACAGAACGCTTCGGTGCCCGTAAGCACCAAACACCGAACGGTTTCGTCGTCGTTTAGCGCCGTGATTACCGTGAAGAGTTCCTCAGCCATCGTCGTCGTGAGCGAGTTGAAACCAGCTGGGCTGTCGAGCGCGATCCGAGCGACCGACTCGTCGGTCTCGACGTGAAGGGTCTTGTAATCGGTCATGACCGGTGTACAACTGCAGCTGTGATAAAGCAAGTGGAGTGAAATTCACTCCGCTGTCGATGTGTGGATCGACTCACCACGGTGGAGGCGATCAGCGATCGTGTACGTCTGTTCGGCTTCGCGGCGCGTCGGGAAGTGGGCGGCCATATACCGAGCGGTCGCCATGAGCGCCACGCGTCGGTCACCGTCGCAGTCAGCTCGGTCGAACTGTGCAAACGCGGCCTCGACGTTTTGGAGCGTGTGGAAGTTCGCGTCTTCGCCCAACAGCCCCGTTCCCAGCGTCCGTTTGAGTGCTGCTGGATCACCACCCGCGTCGAAATGCTCATTTACCAGCCGTGTAGCGCGGTCGACCTCTCCCTGTTCGTCGAACGTTTCAAGCAGTGTCTCCCGAATCTCGGCCGGATCTCGGTCAGAGGCAACCGGCTCAGGGATCGGGGCGGGGGGCGTGTTGAGAAATCGATCGAGATAAACGCTCATCGCGGCGTCGATACAGCCACGATACACCTCGATCGCGTCGGTTCGTCGGGCCATGCCGTGAACGGCGTTCGCGTAGGAAAACGTGTGATGAACGGTGTTCCAGTCCGAGAACTCGTTGCTGGTCGAAAACTGCACGATCCGGCGGGCGGCGGCAGTGGTAACCGCGTGGGCGAGCTGTTCGTGCGTCGCTCCTGTGCGGATGGCGTCGGTGAGCGCCTCCGTGATCGCGTGGGGATCGTCCCCAAGTAGCGTTTCGATGAATCCCGCTGGGCGCTCCCACGTTCGACCCTCGCCCGCGGCGACCAGTTCCGACAGCCGATCATCGGCGTCGAAACACAATTGAGCCACGTCGATCGGTTGGCGCCACGCCGAGCGTTCCTCACTCCGACTCGCGTCCGTAATCTGCTGGACCGTCGCTGCGAGGATCGAATCGGCGTGCTCCCACCCGAGATGGTCGACCATTTCGAACGCTTTGTTGATGAAATCGAGCGTATGACCCGTGTTCATGTACAAGTGATCGGTGGCAGCAGCGGCCAGTATCCCCGCGACCTGCGGCGGAGCGAGGTTCTCGACAGCAGTGAGCAAACACCGTTCGGCCCCGTCAGTGTCGCGTACTTCACACGTCTCCCGAAACCACGACTTCAACCGGTCGTAGCCCAACGATCGATTCGCAAACTGATACTGGCTGAACCGTGGCGGCTCGTCCGCACAGTCGTCGGCGACGTATCGAACGCCGGTGTACAGCGCGCGGGTCCGATCGGCAACCGAGAGATCGTCGTAGACGTTCGCCATCGCAGCCAACACTGTCAATCCTGACCCCCACCCCATATCACGGTAGTTCGTTCCGAAGTTCACCGCAGTCTCGATAGGGGTGTAAAACCCCTCATTCTCGGCATCGAGTCCGATGACCGCCTTCGCCATGACGAGCGGAAGGTTCTCTTGAAGACCGTCCGCGAGCCGGTTACGCCAGTAGATCGATTCGGAAACGGTTCGTTCGGGATCCGGGTCCAGATACACGCCGTCCTCGCGTAGTTCGACCGGATACGTCTGGACGTCGTCCGCTCAGATGTCGAACGTATCTCCCTCCGCGAGTTCGAACCGGGCGTGGTGCCAGTGACACGTCAGTATCCCGTCGTCGATCGTACCCTGTGAGAGAGGAAATCCCATGTGGGGACACCGGTTATCGACCGCGTACGCCGTTCCATCGCGATGAAAAAGCGCGATCGCTCGCCCCGGATTGACGACCATCTGCCCGTCGGCCACGAGCGTCGACCGATCGGCGACCCGGACGAACGCTGATTCATCATCATTCATACAGTGACATGGTATCCCAACACACAAAACAGTTCCCTGAACAGTATTTTTGTAAGGAAATGCGATAGATCTGGAGGCGTTCTTTTCAAGTATCTCAACAGCCAATAGTCTCTAACGAATGAGCGACGATTTTTATGACGTACTTGGCGTCTCTCGTGATGCAAGCGAGGACGAGATCAAATCGGCGTACCGGAAGAAGGCTGCGGAGTATCATCCGGACGTGAGCGACGATCCCAACGCAGAAGAGAAGTTCAAGCAGGTCAAGAAGGCCAAGGAGGTGCTCACCGATGATCAGGCCCGCCAAGCGTACGACCAGATGGGCCACGAGCGCTTCGAGCAAGCGGAAAAACGCGGTGGGTTCGACGGCGGGCCCGGAGCGGGTGCGGGCGGGGATCCGTTCGGTGGTGTCGGTGGGGACAGCCCATTCGGAGACATTTTCGATCAGTTTTTTGGCGGTGGAAACGGTCGTCGCAGCGGTGCGCGTCCGGGTCGTGATCTCCAGACCCGGCTGCGGATCGATCTCGAAGACGCCTATCACGGCGTCGAAAAACGGATGACAGTCAACCGGCCCGAACAGTGTGACGAATGTGACGGGACGGGACATCCACCGGACGCGGAATCTCGGACCTGCTCGGTGTGTAACGGCAGGGGGCAACGAACTACCGTTCAGCAAACGCCGCTCGGACGAGTCCAGCAAACACAGACGTGCCGGGAGTGTGAAGGGACCGGCACGGTTTACACGGCAAGCTGTTCGACGTGTGATGGCGACGGACAGGTCGTCAATGAAACGACGCTCACGGTCGACGTTCCAGCCGGGATCAGCGACGGACAGACGCTCCGATTGGAGCGCGAGGGCGCACCAAGCGAGAGCGGCGGCCCGAACGGCGATCTACTCGTCGAGATCGCCGTTGAATCGCATCCCGACTTCGAACGCGACGGCAACGATCTCGTCCATCGACTTGCAGTGTCGTTCCCGCAGGTGGTGTTCGGTGATGAGGTCGAAGTGCCGACGATTGACGGGGCCGCATCCTTCGAAATCCCGTCTGGAACGCAAAGCGGCGAACGGTTCCGGCTACAAGGGAAAGGGATGCCTCGATTGCAACGCCGGGGGCAGGGCGATCTCTACGTGTACGTGCAGGTCGTCACGCCCGAGAGCATGAACGAAGAGCAGCGTGAGGCGCTACGGGCGTTCGCCGAAGCTGGTGGCGAGGAGATCGACGTGAGCCAAGGATTCTTCGAGAAGCTCAAACATTCGTTGTGAGACGAAACACACTGGTCTCTCCTGGTGAGGCTCCCGAACGAGGGGAATATCAGACGTGACCGGCCTTGAGGAGCTACTCACCCGCGATCGGCGAACTGATTCGACGGCGCTTCGAGACGAGGCAAACGACCACCAGTACGACTATCGACGGTTCTGTACGACGGTGTGGAAAGTCGGAAACCTGCTCCATCACTTCGGCGTACGGTCGGGGACGCCAGTCGTCATCGCCGGGGACCGACAGCCGGAGCCGGTACTCTCGGTGCTCGCAACGGCGATGCTCGGCGGTGTCGTTCGTTTCGGGAGCGAAGCAACCACCGAAGCGAAGGTGATCGTCGCTCCGACCCCCGATTTAGAGCCGAACTGTCCGCCCGGAACCCACCGGATCGGCTACGGTGAGCGACCGGACGACCCGGGCGACACCTTCTTTGAGCAGGACGTATGGCGCGAGAACCCCACGGAGCCACCGGCTACTGTCGACCCAGACGCACCGGTGCTTCAAGCGGGAGAAACGATCTACACCCACAGGGCGCTGCTCAACTCGGCCCAGTCAGTCGTCGATCGGCAGAAACTCACCGCCGATAGCACGGTCGCCGTTCGCGCGCCGCTCGAACGACCCGAAACGATCGTGGCCGGGATCATCGCACCATTGGTAGCTGGCGCGACCATTCTGCTTCCCGACGACGGCGTGGACGACTGTCTCATCGTCGTCGAAAACGGATCGGACTCCCAACGCCGCGTGATCGATGCGGTTGAGCTGTGACCGATAGGACCGTTTAGCGCGCGTCTTCAAGTCGTTCGAGTGCACCGGGGTTCTCGATGCTCGAAAGATCGCCGAGTTCCTCGTCGTTGTACACCGATTCGATCGCGCGACGGACGATCTTTCCGGATTGAGTTTTCGGAAACTCGTCGACGAACAACACGTTTCGGGGACGGAACGGCTTTCCGAGCGTTTCGCCAACCTGCTCGCGCAGTTGTGTCCGGAGATCATCGGACGCCTCGACGCCCGGTGCCGTGATGACATACGCGACGACCGCCGTTCCGGTCGTGGCGTCCTCCGCACCGATGGCTGCGGCCTGGTTGACGAGATCACTGTCCATGAGCGCGCCCTCGACCTCGGCGGGACCGACCTTCCGTCCGGCAACGTTGAGCGCGTCGTCGGCGCGGCCGTGGAGGAACCAAAAGCCGTCTTCATCCTGTTGTGCCCAGTCACCGTGGTCCCACATCGGTGGATCCTCGAACGTCGACCAGTACTCCGTGAGATACCGCTCATCACCCGACCAGAGCGATTTCGTCATCGAGGGACACGAATCCCGGGCGACGAGAAATCCGCGTTCGTTGTCTTCAGCAACACTCTCGCCCGATGCGTCCACGATGTCGACGGCCATGCCGAGTCCGGGTTTGCCGAGGGTACACGGTTTGAGCGCCATCCCGGGAAGGGGCATCAGGAAACAGCCACAGATCTCGGTGCCCCCGGAGATGTTGATGATGGGAATCTCGCCACCACCTACGTTCTCGAAGAACCAGTGCCATGACTCGGGGTCCCACGGCTCACCGGTCGATCCGAGTAGCCGAAGCGAAGAGAGATCGTGATCGGAGAGCCACCCGTTGCCCTGTTTGCGAAGCGCCCTGATCGCGGTGGGAGAGATGCCGAACACCGACAGCTCGTGACGGTCGATCATTTTCCAGAAGCGATCCGGCTGGGGGTAATCCGGCGCACCCTCGTAGATGAACACCGTGCCGCCGAACGTGTGGTTGCCGATGAGCGTCCATGGCCCCATCATCCAACCGATGTCTGACACCCAGAAGAACCGATCACCGGGTTTGTGATCGAAACCGAAGTACATCTCCTTTGCACACTGCATCTGGATTCCAGCGTGGGTGTGAACGATGCCTTTCGGCATTCCGGTAGTGCCCGAAGAGTACAACAACATCGATTCGGCGCTCGCATCGAGTTCGCGGGTTTCGAACGCAGCCGAGCACGCACCGACGGCCTCGTCCCACCGTTCGTCCCGGGAATCGTTCCACGGAACGTCGGCACCGAGTCGGTCGTAGACGATCGTGTGCTCGACGTGGCCTGCCACGTCGATCGCCTCGTCGGCGGTGTCTTTCAGAATGACGTCGCTCCCGCGCCGACGGAAGCCGTCCCCAGTGAACAACACCGAACATTCGGCGTCCCCAATCCGGGTTGCGGTGGCATCGACGCCAAAGCCCGAAAAGATCGGCACAGCGATCGCACCCACCTTGAAACACCCATACAAGATCGACACGACCTCGGGGACCATCGGCATGTACAGTCCCACCGTATCGCCGGTCTCGATCCCTCGCTCCACCAACGCGTTGGCTACCTTGTTCGACTCCCGATGCAGTTCGTGGTAGGTGACCTCTCGAACGGTACCGTCCTCGCCCTCCCAGATCGTCGCCACCGAGTTTCGGGTGGGACTGTCCGGCCGAGCGTGCCGATCCACCGTGTTGTGGGCGATGTTGATCGTCCCACCGGGATACCAATCAGTGAACTGAGGACCCTCCGTATCGTCTCGAACGCGGTCGTACGGCTCGTAGAATTCGATGCCCAAGTACTCCACCAGCTCGTCCCAGAACCACTCTACGTCCTGACTGCGTTCGATCAACGCATCGTGGTCCGTGATGTCGTACTCGTCCATGAACTCGAAGACGTTCGTCGATTCGACGGTCGTCCGGTCTGGATCGTAGACGATCTCGTCCATCATCGAGGTGTCGCTCATACTGGCGAATGTTACCCAAACAGCAAGTAATTTCGGATGGGCACGACGGGGTAGGTGTTATCACCACCCGGTCAGACGAGTGAACGGCACGATCGTTGCAACGGAAAGCGGCGATAAACGCTTTTGTCGGCTGCTAGCTAATCATCGAGTATGTACGTCCGGGACGCCAAAAACCGAGAAGAAGTTTGGTTGCTCGACCACATCGAGGAGATGGGGCTCGATGAAACCACGTTCCGGTCACGCGATTACGTCATTGCCATCGACGAGAAGACGAGCAAAAAAGCAGGATTCGGCCGGATCAGACTGCATAAAACGGGCAAAGAGACCGAACGAAGTCCGAGCGGACAGGGCACGGGCGGGGAAATCTGTGAACTCACGAGTATCGGTGTACTCGACGACTGGCGTCGACAAGGCGTCGGTGCACACGTCGTCGAGCGCCTCGTCGAGACCGCAATGGACCAAGGATTCGAGACGGTGTACTCCCTCACCGACGAGCCGGAGTATCTCGGCCAGTTTGGGTTCGAGGTGATCGAACCCGATGAGCTTCCCGAGGTTCTGCAAAACCGGCTGTCGGAAAAACGCGAGTCGCTCGCACCAAAAGCGGTTCCGATGGCGATCAACAGCGGCGCGTTCGAGATGCCGGCTCGGCTCCGAGAGCGGTTCAAACACGCCGCCGAACAGGTCTCGGAGGATGAACCGAAAGAAACACCGGAAGATTTCGGTATCGATTCCGAATCAGCAACGTACAAATATGACATATAATGATTGTGTGTCGTGGACTTGTCGCAGACAGAGCTGGCTCTTCCCAATAATATAAATACGATAACTTTTCAGCGACGACCCACCAAGGGTTAAGCCTGCCCGTCGCCACGGTCCACGCATGTTCGACGAGGAAGAGCTCCGTTCGATTCGAGATGGTCGAGACAAGTGGGAGGAAAACTCCTATCAACCTACGCTCGATCGGTTCGGTGAGCGAAAGGAGCAGTTTACGACCGACACGGGCGGCCACGAGGTTGATCCCCTGTACACACCGAACGATGTCGCTGATCTCGACTACGAGGATGACCTCGGATTTCCGGGAGCAGAGCCGTATACGCGCGGTGTTTATCCGACGATGTACCGGGGCCGGTTGTGGACGATGCGCCAGTACGCCGGGTTCTCGACG
The sequence above is drawn from the Halocatena salina genome and encodes:
- a CDS encoding HD domain-containing protein encodes the protein MTEELSSLARRLAMPYYEDALPAHDEFHAKRVRNLSVRLADECGTAVDRAILSAAAWLHDIGRPRERVGEIDHHDKWATTKAAALLDAEGVASARIDAITHCIRAHSIRSSSPEPETIEAKLLFDADKLDAAGARGIVRLACIIGERSGRTGEQYAVIDDATASDTIGSDRPDVTLLRKWARERLDRLYTLPAKQLGTARWEFMEAFFDRFADELGVDGNR
- a CDS encoding enoyl-CoA hydratase/isomerase family protein, with amino-acid sequence MTDYKTLHVETDESVARIALDSPAGFNSLTTTMAEELFTVITALNDDETVRCLVLTGTEAFCSGADLTALDGDERDAPRLRRLASTLHDSVIQLHQADTPVVTGINGVAAGAGVGLALGGDLVVMAEDATIQFAYPEIGLTGDGGATFLLPRLVGLRRAKEIALLDEPIGADHAVSLGLVTESVPADSFDERLDAVAQRLADGPTAALSATKRLLTESFDRDLAQQLAKETDAIATAARTEDYQRGYAAFFEDDDPEFIGR
- the dnaJ gene encoding molecular chaperone DnaJ, whose protein sequence is MSDDFYDVLGVSRDASEDEIKSAYRKKAAEYHPDVSDDPNAEEKFKQVKKAKEVLTDDQARQAYDQMGHERFEQAEKRGGFDGGPGAGAGGDPFGGVGGDSPFGDIFDQFFGGGNGRRSGARPGRDLQTRLRIDLEDAYHGVEKRMTVNRPEQCDECDGTGHPPDAESRTCSVCNGRGQRTTVQQTPLGRVQQTQTCRECEGTGTVYTASCSTCDGDGQVVNETTLTVDVPAGISDGQTLRLEREGAPSESGGPNGDLLVEIAVESHPDFERDGNDLVHRLAVSFPQVVFGDEVEVPTIDGAASFEIPSGTQSGERFRLQGKGMPRLQRRGQGDLYVYVQVVTPESMNEEQREALRAFAEAGGEEIDVSQGFFEKLKHSL
- a CDS encoding AMP-binding protein codes for the protein MTGLEELLTRDRRTDSTALRDEANDHQYDYRRFCTTVWKVGNLLHHFGVRSGTPVVIAGDRQPEPVLSVLATAMLGGVVRFGSEATTEAKVIVAPTPDLEPNCPPGTHRIGYGERPDDPGDTFFEQDVWRENPTEPPATVDPDAPVLQAGETIYTHRALLNSAQSVVDRQKLTADSTVAVRAPLERPETIVAGIIAPLVAGATILLPDDGVDDCLIVVENGSDSQRRVIDAVEL
- a CDS encoding AMP-binding protein — its product is MSDTSMMDEIVYDPDRTTVESTNVFEFMDEYDITDHDALIERSQDVEWFWDELVEYLGIEFYEPYDRVRDDTEGPQFTDWYPGGTINIAHNTVDRHARPDSPTRNSVATIWEGEDGTVREVTYHELHRESNKVANALVERGIETGDTVGLYMPMVPEVVSILYGCFKVGAIAVPIFSGFGVDATATRIGDAECSVLFTGDGFRRRGSDVILKDTADEAIDVAGHVEHTIVYDRLGADVPWNDSRDERWDEAVGACSAAFETRELDASAESMLLYSSGTTGMPKGIVHTHAGIQMQCAKEMYFGFDHKPGDRFFWVSDIGWMMGPWTLIGNHTFGGTVFIYEGAPDYPQPDRFWKMIDRHELSVFGISPTAIRALRKQGNGWLSDHDLSSLRLLGSTGEPWDPESWHWFFENVGGGEIPIINISGGTEICGCFLMPLPGMALKPCTLGKPGLGMAVDIVDASGESVAEDNERGFLVARDSCPSMTKSLWSGDERYLTEYWSTFEDPPMWDHGDWAQQDEDGFWFLHGRADDALNVAGRKVGPAEVEGALMDSDLVNQAAAIGAEDATTGTAVVAYVITAPGVEASDDLRTQLREQVGETLGKPFRPRNVLFVDEFPKTQSGKIVRRAIESVYNDEELGDLSSIENPGALERLEDAR
- a CDS encoding GNAT family N-acetyltransferase → MYVRDAKNREEVWLLDHIEEMGLDETTFRSRDYVIAIDEKTSKKAGFGRIRLHKTGKETERSPSGQGTGGEICELTSIGVLDDWRRQGVGAHVVERLVETAMDQGFETVYSLTDEPEYLGQFGFEVIEPDELPEVLQNRLSEKRESLAPKAVPMAINSGAFEMPARLRERFKHAAEQVSEDEPKETPEDFGIDSESATYKYDI